In Nitrospira sp., the genomic stretch AGGCCGTTCGCCCAAGTCCTGCAGAACAATGAATCAGAACATTATGACCATCTGATGCCCACGCCCTCGCCTGCTTCAGCACGTCAGCCAGTTGGCCATTGGAAGGAATACCGTAGTTGGGAGTGGGAAGAGAGAAGACCGTCAAACCTTCCTCGCGATAGACCGCAAGCAAATCTCTCCCCGTCTTTTCCTTGCACTCTTCTATTTCTGCCAGGAGAACAATTGAGGAGATGCCGGCGGCTTTCAAATCCTGCAGGAGCGTTCCCCCTGGGTCATACAACCCGAATGGCATGGGGCTGCCGTAGACCTGACCGGGGAGATTGAGAGGATAGAGGGTAAATGACAAGTGAGAGCGCCTTAACTTCCAGCGGCTATGGCCTCGCCTGGACCTGCGGTTGATACAAATATTTCTGAAATCCCGCGAAGACTTTGCCGATCTCCTCGGGCTTTCCCAGATCGGCCACGGCGTCAGCGATGGCGTTGTGATACTTGAGCTTGAGCAATGGCGACAGCTTGTCTTGGGCTAGCTCCTCCACTCCGACTTTCACATATTGGGCGAGGACAAAGTCCAGGAACGCCTGCTGCTTGCGGTTGAAGTGGGTACTGATCTCTAGCTTGGCCCTAACAGCCCGCTCTTCGCGCGTGAGTGGGGCGAGAGCATAGGCTACATGCGCGAGCACGTCGAAGAGATCGCCGTTCTCGGCATCGATGATCCGTTGCATTTCGGCCATCTGTTCCGAGCCAAACCCTTTCTCCGCAAGCCCCTGTAACAACTTCACTCTTGTATCAGGCGCACTCCATAAGGCGCGGAGTTCGGCTTCGTCCTTGAAGAACTCAGGTAATTTGCCAAACAGCATTTCTAAAAACTGCTGCGCCGACATAGGCGTCCCGTCGGGATGCCAGAAGGTCGTCACCATCATGTGTTGGATGGTGCGGGCTTTGCCGTCGGCCAGTTTCACCTTGACTCTCTTCTTCCTCACATACTCGTCAGTCTCTTCACGCACTCCATCGCCCAGTGGAGGCGACGGTGGAACCGTCTTGCCTCCCGCATTCGTTTCCGGCTCGATCGGCTCCCCATCCCATTCCGGATCGCTGAAGTGGTGGTGCGCCTTCACAAAGTCATAGATCGTGAAGTAGTCCTTCCCGTCATAGAGCCGCGTCCCTCGCCCGATGATCTGCTTGAACTCGATCATGGAGTTAATTGGGCGCATGAGGACGATGTTGCGGATATTGCGAGCATCGACACCGGTTGAGAGCTTTTGCGAGGTCGTCAGAATCG encodes the following:
- a CDS encoding protein-tyrosine phosphatase family protein translates to MSFTLYPLNLPGQVYGSPMPFGLYDPGGTLLQDLKAAGISSIVLLAEIEECKEKTGRDLLAVYREEGLTVFSLPTPNYGIPSNGQLADVLKQARAWASDGHNVLIHCSAGLGRTALFAALLAKDVLGLSGEEAINWLGQHKPDALLTPAQIAMILKEDRQSGNLEIHKC